A region from the Leptospirillum ferriphilum ML-04 genome encodes:
- a CDS encoding DUF4091 domain-containing protein, which produces MPLFKNKLTWFLLGMASGILAVAAGGFLVLSSPTLRTHLKNTVKKLMKVHQTVAAIKTLEAKSKDLLHPGLVIPDNFLHYPFPGSRVEKNGDLTTWIAPLSDRIQLQDVPPSSLIGKPGSSSAIHLIGLRGEVLSFQLVLRSSRKIPDLHAELSTASDPKAFSCITTHRFLEHYEHFTASDVKYGPIHPHDIPDPLIPFRDPYTPGRIIVADIPVTPDANQPVWIDVAYAKNCSPGTYTGVLTVRSGAQILRKTPVNFEVLAPVLPEHAPISRWMELYVSRFYGGLVKGGLPTSDLEFQRMYRRAFVLGHAYGFSTNDSGGIHPDIRWDWRTGTPTSVDWSGYDQLYGPMLSGELTGSPPNTWSLPIGTWSLGIGMWGGFAVLGGHPSPVSDWKGVPDIATQNLAKLIVQHWKEKGWPIDKTFAYIADEPVHKLYYYADTYKLIAKNADSLHKGSPHIHVMVTDVPYITYKNQVGHNKLIMVGKVNIWAGASAQFIPSRMQERQKEGDHVWFYQAGGPPFIGQNDLYSLGPGFRMWFWTAWKYHVNGVFYWADTFWNDNKPNMNPYVNQGLGDGTIMYPGTELHFIGYPDIHGPIPSIRMAQWRRGYEDYRYLTYLKQMHKEKEADRIVDKLVIHALDDGGYLPYWRSPLWQKPGDWSHNPQDWHRERIKMAREIAAIPEN; this is translated from the coding sequence GAAACTCATGAAGGTCCATCAGACCGTCGCGGCCATCAAAACCCTGGAAGCCAAAAGTAAAGACCTGCTCCATCCGGGGCTGGTGATTCCGGACAATTTTCTGCACTACCCCTTCCCGGGATCACGGGTGGAGAAAAACGGGGATCTCACGACCTGGATCGCCCCTTTGTCGGACCGGATCCAGCTGCAGGATGTTCCTCCCTCCAGTCTGATCGGAAAGCCCGGCAGCTCTTCCGCGATCCATTTGATTGGATTAAGGGGAGAAGTGCTCTCCTTTCAGCTCGTTTTGCGGTCTTCCCGAAAGATACCGGACCTGCATGCCGAACTGTCGACGGCCTCCGATCCGAAAGCATTTTCCTGCATCACGACCCACCGTTTTCTGGAGCATTACGAACATTTTACGGCAAGCGACGTCAAATACGGACCGATTCATCCGCATGACATTCCGGATCCCCTGATCCCGTTCCGGGATCCCTACACGCCCGGGCGCATTATCGTGGCCGACATCCCCGTGACGCCGGACGCCAACCAGCCGGTCTGGATCGATGTCGCCTATGCGAAGAACTGCTCTCCCGGAACCTATACGGGCGTCCTGACGGTTCGTTCCGGAGCTCAGATCTTGCGAAAAACCCCGGTCAATTTTGAGGTCCTCGCACCGGTTCTCCCGGAGCACGCCCCCATTTCCCGATGGATGGAACTCTATGTGAGCCGTTTCTACGGGGGATTGGTCAAGGGGGGACTCCCCACTTCCGACCTGGAATTCCAGAGGATGTACCGGAGGGCGTTTGTCCTCGGGCATGCCTATGGGTTTTCGACCAACGATTCGGGCGGGATTCATCCGGATATCCGGTGGGACTGGAGAACCGGAACCCCTACCTCGGTGGACTGGTCGGGATATGACCAACTGTATGGCCCCATGTTGTCCGGTGAACTGACCGGCTCCCCCCCAAATACCTGGAGTCTTCCGATCGGGACGTGGTCGCTTGGCATCGGAATGTGGGGAGGATTTGCCGTTCTGGGTGGTCACCCATCCCCTGTTTCCGACTGGAAAGGCGTTCCCGACATCGCCACTCAAAATCTGGCCAAACTGATCGTCCAGCACTGGAAGGAAAAGGGCTGGCCCATCGACAAAACGTTTGCTTATATCGCCGACGAACCCGTCCACAAGCTGTATTACTATGCCGACACCTACAAACTGATTGCCAAAAATGCGGATTCCCTTCATAAGGGATCGCCCCATATTCACGTGATGGTCACGGACGTGCCCTATATCACTTATAAAAATCAGGTCGGGCACAACAAGCTCATCATGGTCGGCAAAGTAAATATCTGGGCGGGGGCTTCCGCACAATTCATTCCCTCCCGGATGCAAGAACGTCAAAAAGAGGGCGACCATGTGTGGTTTTATCAAGCGGGAGGTCCTCCCTTTATCGGACAAAACGACCTCTATTCCCTCGGGCCTGGATTTCGCATGTGGTTCTGGACAGCCTGGAAATATCACGTCAACGGGGTGTTTTACTGGGCGGACACATTCTGGAACGATAACAAGCCGAACATGAACCCATACGTCAATCAGGGACTGGGGGACGGAACGATCATGTATCCGGGAACCGAGCTTCACTTTATCGGCTATCCGGACATCCATGGCCCCATCCCGTCGATTCGCATGGCCCAGTGGCGAAGAGGATATGAAGACTACCGTTACCTGACATACCTGAAACAAATGCACAAGGAAAAAGAAGCGGACAGGATTGTCGACAAGCTCGTCATTCACGCCCTTGACGACGGAGGATATCTCCCTTACTGGAGATCCCCGCTTTGGCAGAAACCGGGAGACTGGAGCCACAATCCTCAGGATTGGCACAGGGAGCGGATCAAGATGGCGCGGGAGATTGCCGCGATTCCGGAAAACTGA